In Tamandua tetradactyla isolate mTamTet1 chromosome 7, mTamTet1.pri, whole genome shotgun sequence, the following are encoded in one genomic region:
- the LOC143691457 gene encoding solute carrier family 2, facilitated glucose transporter member 3 isoform X2: MGTEKVTAPLIFAISIATIGSFQFGYNTGVINAPEAIIKDFLNYTLEEKIENRPSEVLLTSLWSLSVAIFSVGGMIGSFSVGLFVNRFGRRNSMLIVNLLAISGGCLMGFCKIAQSVEMLIIGRLVIGLFCGLCTGFVPMYIGEISPTALRGAFGTLNQLGIVIGILVAQIFGLEFILGSEELWPVLLGFTIIPAILQSVALPFCPESPRFLLINKKEEENAKHVLQRLWGIQDVSQDIQEMKDESARMAQEKKVNVLELFRAPNYRQPIIISIMLQLSQQLSGINAVFYYSTGIFKDAGVDEPIYATIGAGVVNTIFTVVSLFLVEKAGRRTLHMLGLGGMAVCSILMTISLLLKSEYTWMSFVCIGAIMIFVAFFEIGPGPIPWFIVAELFSQGPRPAAMAVAGCSNWTSNFLVGLLFPSAATYLGAYVFIIFTAFLIIFLVFTFFKVPETRGRTFEDITRAFEGQVQEASRAGKGPIVEMNSIQPVKETTTNV; the protein is encoded by the exons ATGGGGACAGAAAAG GTTACTGCACCTCTGATCTTCGCCATCAGCATTGCCACTATCGGCTCTTTCCAGTTTGGCTACAACACTGGAGTCATCAATGCCCCTGAGGCG ATCATAAAGGACTTTCTCAATTATACTttggaagaaaagatagaaaaccGCCCCTCTGAGGTGCTGCTCACATCCCTCTGGTCCTTGTCCGTGGCGATCTTCTCCGTGGGTGGCATGATTGGCTCCTTCTCCGTTGGACTCTTTGTCAACCGCTTTGGCAG GCGCAATTCGATGCTTATTGTCAACCTATTGGCTATCAGTGGTGGCTGCCTTATGGGGTTCTGTAAAATAGCTCAGTCGGTTGAAATGCTGATCATAGGCCGCTTGGTTATTGGCCTCTTCTGTGGACTCTGCACAGGCTTTGTACCTATGTACATTGGAGAGATATCGCCTACTGCCCTACGGGGTGCCTTTGGCACTCTCAACCAGCTGGGCATCGTCATCGGGATTCTGGTGGCCCAG ATCTTTGGTCTGGAATTCATCTTGGGGTCTGAAGAGCTGTGGCCTGTGCTGTTAGGCTTCACCATCATTCCAGCCATCCTGCAGAGTGTAGCCCTTCCGTTTTGCCCTGAAAGTCCTAGATTCTTGCTCATTaacaaaaaggaagaggagaacgCCAAGCACG TCCTTCAGCGGTTATGGGGCATTCAGGATGTGAGCCAGGATATCCAGGAGATGAAAGATGAGAGTGCTAGGAtggcacaagaaaagaaagtcaatGTGCTGGAGCTTTTTAGAGCACCCAACTACCGACAGCCCATCATCATTTCCATCATGCTGCAGCTCTCTCAGCAGCTCTCTGGAATTAATGCT GTATTCTATTACTCTACCGGGATCTTCAAAGATGCAGGTGTTGATGAGCCAATCTATGCCACTATTGGTGCTGGTGTGGTCAATACTATATTCACTGTGGTTTCA CTGTTTCTGGTGGAAAAAGCAGGAAGGAGGACTCTACATATGCTAGGCCTTGGAGGGATGGCTGTTTGTTCCATTCTCATGACTATTTCTTTGTTACTAAAG AGTGAATATACTTGGATGAGTTTTGTCTGTATTGGGGCCATCATGATCTTTGTGGCCTTCTTTGAAATCGGACCAGGCCCCATTCCCTGGTTTATTGTGGCTGAGCTTTTCAGCCAGGGGCCCCGCCCAGCTGCAATGGCCGTGGCTGGTTGTTCCAACTGGACCTCCAACTTTTTGGTGGGACTGCTCTTCCCCTCAGCTGCA ACCTATTTAGGAGCCTACGTTTTTATCATCTTCACTGCCTTCCTCATTATCTTCTTGGTCTTCACCTTCTTCAAAGTCCCTGAGACGCGCGGCAGGACTTTTGAGGATATAACACGGGCGTTTGAAGGGCAGGTGCAGGAGGCCAGTAGAGCTGGGAAAGGCCCCATTGTGGAGATGAACAGCATCCAGCCTGTGAAGGAGACCACCACCAATGTCTGA
- the LOC143691457 gene encoding solute carrier family 2, facilitated glucose transporter member 3 isoform X1 — protein MESNKQDVTAPLIFAISIATIGSFQFGYNTGVINAPEAIIKDFLNYTLEEKIENRPSEVLLTSLWSLSVAIFSVGGMIGSFSVGLFVNRFGRRNSMLIVNLLAISGGCLMGFCKIAQSVEMLIIGRLVIGLFCGLCTGFVPMYIGEISPTALRGAFGTLNQLGIVIGILVAQIFGLEFILGSEELWPVLLGFTIIPAILQSVALPFCPESPRFLLINKKEEENAKHVLQRLWGIQDVSQDIQEMKDESARMAQEKKVNVLELFRAPNYRQPIIISIMLQLSQQLSGINAVFYYSTGIFKDAGVDEPIYATIGAGVVNTIFTVVSLFLVEKAGRRTLHMLGLGGMAVCSILMTISLLLKSEYTWMSFVCIGAIMIFVAFFEIGPGPIPWFIVAELFSQGPRPAAMAVAGCSNWTSNFLVGLLFPSAATYLGAYVFIIFTAFLIIFLVFTFFKVPETRGRTFEDITRAFEGQVQEASRAGKGPIVEMNSIQPVKETTTNV, from the exons GTTACTGCACCTCTGATCTTCGCCATCAGCATTGCCACTATCGGCTCTTTCCAGTTTGGCTACAACACTGGAGTCATCAATGCCCCTGAGGCG ATCATAAAGGACTTTCTCAATTATACTttggaagaaaagatagaaaaccGCCCCTCTGAGGTGCTGCTCACATCCCTCTGGTCCTTGTCCGTGGCGATCTTCTCCGTGGGTGGCATGATTGGCTCCTTCTCCGTTGGACTCTTTGTCAACCGCTTTGGCAG GCGCAATTCGATGCTTATTGTCAACCTATTGGCTATCAGTGGTGGCTGCCTTATGGGGTTCTGTAAAATAGCTCAGTCGGTTGAAATGCTGATCATAGGCCGCTTGGTTATTGGCCTCTTCTGTGGACTCTGCACAGGCTTTGTACCTATGTACATTGGAGAGATATCGCCTACTGCCCTACGGGGTGCCTTTGGCACTCTCAACCAGCTGGGCATCGTCATCGGGATTCTGGTGGCCCAG ATCTTTGGTCTGGAATTCATCTTGGGGTCTGAAGAGCTGTGGCCTGTGCTGTTAGGCTTCACCATCATTCCAGCCATCCTGCAGAGTGTAGCCCTTCCGTTTTGCCCTGAAAGTCCTAGATTCTTGCTCATTaacaaaaaggaagaggagaacgCCAAGCACG TCCTTCAGCGGTTATGGGGCATTCAGGATGTGAGCCAGGATATCCAGGAGATGAAAGATGAGAGTGCTAGGAtggcacaagaaaagaaagtcaatGTGCTGGAGCTTTTTAGAGCACCCAACTACCGACAGCCCATCATCATTTCCATCATGCTGCAGCTCTCTCAGCAGCTCTCTGGAATTAATGCT GTATTCTATTACTCTACCGGGATCTTCAAAGATGCAGGTGTTGATGAGCCAATCTATGCCACTATTGGTGCTGGTGTGGTCAATACTATATTCACTGTGGTTTCA CTGTTTCTGGTGGAAAAAGCAGGAAGGAGGACTCTACATATGCTAGGCCTTGGAGGGATGGCTGTTTGTTCCATTCTCATGACTATTTCTTTGTTACTAAAG AGTGAATATACTTGGATGAGTTTTGTCTGTATTGGGGCCATCATGATCTTTGTGGCCTTCTTTGAAATCGGACCAGGCCCCATTCCCTGGTTTATTGTGGCTGAGCTTTTCAGCCAGGGGCCCCGCCCAGCTGCAATGGCCGTGGCTGGTTGTTCCAACTGGACCTCCAACTTTTTGGTGGGACTGCTCTTCCCCTCAGCTGCA ACCTATTTAGGAGCCTACGTTTTTATCATCTTCACTGCCTTCCTCATTATCTTCTTGGTCTTCACCTTCTTCAAAGTCCCTGAGACGCGCGGCAGGACTTTTGAGGATATAACACGGGCGTTTGAAGGGCAGGTGCAGGAGGCCAGTAGAGCTGGGAAAGGCCCCATTGTGGAGATGAACAGCATCCAGCCTGTGAAGGAGACCACCACCAATGTCTGA